A single window of Sphingobacterium sp. ML3W DNA harbors:
- a CDS encoding phosphoribosylaminoimidazolesuccinocarboxamide synthase produces the protein MELIYKGKTKDVYSLGQHQVLLKFKDDVTGEDGVFDPGANTVGLTIDGAGKSGLKMTKFFFERLSKLGIATHYVSADLDEVSMVVKEAAPFGKGLEVICRYRAVGSFLRRYAAYCQEGDALDAFVEVTIKDDERGDPTISDDALEMLGILPKADYQELKSLTKKICDIIKTELAKKDLELYDIKLEFGRDKATGDLLLIDEISGGNMRVYKNGTYIAPLDLEKDFLGV, from the coding sequence ATGGAATTAATTTACAAAGGCAAAACAAAAGATGTCTATAGCCTAGGACAACATCAAGTATTACTAAAGTTTAAAGACGACGTTACTGGGGAAGACGGAGTATTCGATCCAGGAGCAAACACGGTTGGACTCACCATTGATGGTGCAGGAAAATCGGGTTTAAAAATGACTAAGTTCTTCTTTGAACGCTTAAGCAAACTCGGTATCGCCACCCACTATGTATCTGCTGATTTGGATGAGGTGAGTATGGTAGTTAAAGAAGCCGCCCCATTTGGAAAAGGTTTAGAGGTTATCTGTAGATACCGTGCCGTAGGAAGTTTCTTGAGAAGATACGCTGCATATTGCCAAGAAGGCGATGCTTTAGATGCATTTGTTGAAGTAACGATTAAGGATGACGAAAGAGGTGACCCTACGATTTCAGATGATGCATTGGAAATGTTAGGTATTTTACCAAAAGCTGATTATCAAGAATTAAAATCGCTAACAAAAAAAATCTGTGACATTATTAAAACAGAATTAGCGAAAAAAGATTTGGAACTATACGATATTAAATTAGAGTTCGGAAGAGACAAAGCTACAGGAGATTTACTATTGATAGATGAAATTTCAGGTGGTAATATGCGTGTTTATAAAAATGGAACGTACATTGCACCTTTAGACTTAGAAAAAGATTTTCTAGGCGTTTAA
- a CDS encoding acyltransferase family protein → MNSVPNKSYRLESLDILRGFDLFLLVGLQPILVAIGQVWDNEFYHGFLYQFDHEIWAGFRLWDLIMPLFLFMTGVTIPFSLDNKKGGAGGPIYRHILRRFLILWLLGMVMQGNLLSWDWHQFKLYSNTLQAIAMGYAVTAVLYFNLGIRKIVMMAIFLLVVYAVPFMLEDNFSEQDNFAIRLDRMLLGRFMDGAYWGDGQVVFSQHYNYTWLWSSLTFSVTVMMGCLAGKLMKDGVKVIPEQVFRQLIWLGVICIGLGLLWSIQMPIIKRIWTSSMTLFSGGICFLLMGLFYYIIDLKKIVKPFQWLKLYGMNSIVAYFLGEMLNFRSVVHSLTYGLESMLPQYQELILTIGNFTLVFLLLLALYKAKVFVKI, encoded by the coding sequence ATGAATAGCGTACCTAATAAATCATATCGATTAGAATCGTTGGATATACTCCGCGGGTTTGATCTATTTTTACTTGTTGGTTTGCAACCTATATTGGTCGCAATTGGCCAGGTCTGGGATAATGAGTTTTATCATGGCTTTTTGTATCAATTTGATCATGAAATATGGGCTGGTTTCCGGTTGTGGGACCTGATTATGCCCCTGTTTTTGTTTATGACTGGTGTAACAATCCCTTTTTCATTGGATAATAAGAAAGGAGGAGCAGGAGGACCGATTTACCGCCATATTTTAAGACGGTTCTTGATTTTATGGTTATTGGGAATGGTCATGCAAGGAAATCTTTTGTCTTGGGATTGGCATCAATTTAAATTGTATTCCAATACATTACAAGCAATCGCCATGGGTTATGCGGTGACAGCTGTCCTATACTTTAATCTAGGCATCCGGAAAATCGTTATGATGGCAATTTTCTTACTGGTTGTATATGCAGTACCATTTATGTTGGAGGACAATTTTTCGGAACAGGATAATTTTGCAATCCGCTTGGACCGAATGCTGTTGGGTAGATTTATGGATGGGGCATATTGGGGAGATGGGCAAGTAGTTTTCTCTCAGCATTATAACTATACATGGTTGTGGAGTAGTTTAACTTTTTCAGTCACTGTGATGATGGGTTGTCTGGCCGGAAAGCTGATGAAAGATGGGGTAAAGGTTATTCCAGAACAGGTGTTTCGTCAGTTGATATGGTTAGGCGTTATTTGTATCGGACTGGGATTATTGTGGAGTATACAAATGCCGATTATAAAAAGGATATGGACGAGTAGCATGACGCTTTTCTCAGGTGGAATTTGCTTTCTGCTGATGGGGTTGTTTTACTATATCATCGATTTAAAGAAAATAGTTAAACCTTTTCAATGGCTTAAGCTTTATGGTATGAATTCCATTGTCGCCTATTTTTTAGGTGAAATGCTCAATTTTAGATCAGTGGTGCATTCCCTGACTTATGGTCTGGAGAGTATGCTACCTCAATATCAAGAGTTGATTTTAACAATAGGTAATTTTACGCTTGTATTTTTACTGCTATTAGCACTATATAAAGCGAAGGTTTTTGTGAAAATATAG
- a CDS encoding SusC/RagA family TonB-linked outer membrane protein, whose product MKKGKYLLLIIFSTPFLSLAQAVVSGLIKNTAGPLEGVTILEKGGNNQAQSNQNGRFSLSLKGSKTLVFRSIGYATQERKVKDGEHLEIILQSNSQDINEVVVVGYGTTKKLTSTGAVSSIKGAEIRQVPTSSVQNALSGRLPGFVSVQRSGQPGRDASDFYIRGVSSLNPDGNQPLIIVDDIEYTYEQLSQINMNEIESISILKDASTTAVFGIKGANGVLVVKTRRGMSGKPKINVRLESGMQSPVSKLDFLNAHESALLWNEAIANTVGDNTHQPFSASSLEHFRTGDDPYGHPDINWYSKIFKPRSLQYNSNVDISGGSESIKYFISGGAFSQDGNLHNFENEGDKVNNNYYYRRFNLRSNLDVQATKSLKLRLDFRANFNNINNPRAGNIVGEIFSFNKIRPWSAPFLNPNGSYAYASDTQELLPTINARLATSGYSLNRRNDINILFGGTQELNAITKGLSLSTRIAYASIESNGREQSRDQIPVYKYFPESDAYQLKGGAPYVLDNYTLRAYQGDYNSRVNVQANLNYTRAFGDHHINTLLLYNRESYKTKGDKMINWIPQNFQGFTFRTGYDYQEKYLVDMTVAYNGSDRFKSDKRYGVFPAISAGYNLAKEGFFQDNFAFVDLFKLRASYGIVGSDKVAGDRYLYQQVYNEGGGYSFGETHQPVGTIYEGNLGNSNVTWEKQKSFDVGLDVSVFKNKFSLVLDYFNNIRYDQLVNSQSLPLHIGVGVSPTNIARVRNKGVEFELNYNDHIGEFNYSLKGVLTYFKNKVLFQDEPMPAFPWLQVTGHQVNQPFGYLSDGFYTEDNVEASPKPAGAYEVRPGDLRYKDLNGDGLIDDYDRTAIGKPNIPNTSFGLTLGGSYRGFSFSALFQGTTGYSFSVQGAGIEPFQSQFQPIHQQRWTPETRATAKFPRLTTNPTTINSPSSYMSDFWLIDATYLRLKSLEFGYQLPERWLPFKMNNARIYLSGYNLFTWTNYSLYQQDPEVTSNTAGDAYQNQRVVNLGISIGL is encoded by the coding sequence ATGAAAAAAGGTAAATATCTATTACTAATCATATTTAGTACGCCATTCCTTAGTTTGGCGCAGGCTGTGGTCTCTGGTCTGATCAAGAATACGGCCGGTCCCTTGGAAGGGGTGACCATTTTAGAGAAAGGGGGCAATAATCAGGCTCAGTCGAATCAAAATGGGCGTTTCAGTCTGTCCCTGAAAGGAAGTAAAACACTTGTATTCCGTAGCATAGGTTATGCGACACAGGAACGGAAAGTCAAAGATGGAGAGCATTTGGAAATTATTTTGCAATCTAATAGTCAGGATATCAACGAAGTGGTAGTTGTTGGTTACGGTACCACAAAAAAGCTCACGAGCACGGGTGCTGTGAGTTCCATAAAAGGGGCCGAAATAAGACAGGTGCCAACTTCGAGTGTGCAGAATGCACTTTCTGGCCGACTGCCAGGTTTTGTTTCTGTGCAACGTTCGGGACAACCTGGACGTGATGCTTCCGATTTTTATATTCGCGGTGTCAGTTCGCTCAATCCAGATGGTAATCAGCCTCTGATTATCGTTGATGATATCGAGTACACCTATGAGCAGCTATCTCAGATTAATATGAATGAAATCGAAAGCATTTCTATTTTAAAGGATGCTTCTACGACTGCTGTTTTTGGAATCAAGGGTGCGAATGGGGTATTGGTCGTTAAGACGCGACGTGGAATGTCTGGAAAACCCAAAATCAATGTTCGATTGGAATCCGGTATGCAAAGCCCGGTGAGCAAATTGGATTTTTTGAATGCCCATGAGAGCGCGCTGCTCTGGAATGAAGCAATTGCCAATACGGTTGGAGACAATACCCATCAACCGTTTAGCGCCAGTTCACTGGAACATTTTCGTACTGGGGATGATCCTTATGGACATCCTGATATAAACTGGTATAGTAAAATATTTAAGCCAAGAAGTCTACAGTATAATAGTAATGTCGATATCTCTGGTGGTAGCGAAAGTATTAAGTATTTTATTTCTGGTGGAGCTTTCTCCCAAGATGGTAATCTTCATAATTTTGAGAACGAAGGAGACAAGGTCAATAACAATTACTATTATCGTCGCTTTAATCTTCGGTCTAATCTGGATGTACAGGCTACAAAGAGCTTAAAATTACGATTGGATTTTAGAGCCAATTTCAATAATATAAATAATCCGCGTGCGGGAAATATCGTTGGCGAAATATTCAGTTTCAATAAGATACGTCCGTGGTCTGCACCATTCCTCAATCCGAATGGTTCATACGCTTATGCAAGCGATACACAGGAACTGCTGCCAACGATAAATGCACGTTTGGCAACCTCTGGTTATAGCTTGAATCGTCGGAATGATATCAATATCCTGTTTGGTGGAACTCAGGAGCTCAATGCGATTACTAAAGGCCTGTCTTTGTCCACTCGCATTGCCTATGCTAGTATCGAATCGAATGGTCGCGAACAGAGCCGTGATCAAATCCCGGTGTACAAGTACTTTCCTGAATCCGACGCTTATCAGTTAAAAGGTGGAGCGCCGTATGTCTTGGATAACTACACTTTGCGCGCCTATCAGGGGGATTACAATAGCCGAGTGAATGTACAAGCAAATTTGAACTATACTCGTGCGTTTGGCGATCACCATATCAATACTTTATTGTTATATAATAGAGAGTCTTACAAGACAAAAGGAGATAAGATGATCAATTGGATTCCTCAGAATTTTCAAGGGTTTACCTTCCGTACAGGATATGATTATCAAGAGAAATATCTGGTGGATATGACCGTAGCTTACAATGGCTCTGATCGTTTTAAATCTGATAAACGCTATGGTGTGTTTCCTGCAATTTCAGCAGGCTATAATCTCGCTAAGGAAGGGTTCTTTCAAGATAACTTTGCTTTTGTCGACCTATTCAAACTGCGTGCCTCTTATGGAATCGTTGGTTCGGATAAAGTAGCAGGTGATCGCTATCTATACCAACAGGTGTACAATGAAGGCGGAGGTTATTCTTTCGGCGAAACGCATCAACCTGTAGGGACAATCTATGAGGGAAATTTAGGAAATAGTAATGTGACTTGGGAAAAGCAAAAATCTTTTGATGTTGGATTAGATGTCAGTGTGTTCAAAAATAAATTTTCTTTGGTACTGGATTATTTTAATAATATCCGTTATGATCAGCTGGTGAATTCACAATCATTGCCTTTGCATATTGGGGTAGGGGTTTCACCGACTAATATCGCGCGCGTACGAAATAAAGGTGTTGAGTTTGAATTGAACTATAATGATCATATTGGTGAATTCAATTATAGTTTGAAAGGGGTATTGACTTATTTCAAAAACAAAGTGTTGTTTCAGGACGAGCCTATGCCGGCCTTCCCGTGGTTGCAGGTGACTGGGCATCAGGTTAATCAGCCTTTTGGGTATTTGTCCGATGGTTTTTATACGGAGGATAACGTGGAGGCGAGTCCTAAACCTGCTGGTGCTTATGAGGTGCGTCCAGGTGATTTGCGATACAAAGACTTGAATGGGGATGGACTGATCGATGATTATGACAGAACGGCAATTGGGAAGCCGAATATTCCGAATACAAGCTTTGGTTTAACTTTGGGAGGTAGCTATCGCGGGTTTAGCTTTAGTGCTTTGTTTCAAGGTACTACGGGTTATAGTTTTAGTGTGCAAGGTGCAGGCATAGAGCCTTTTCAAAGTCAGTTTCAGCCGATACATCAGCAACGTTGGACACCGGAGACAAGGGCTACTGCAAAGTTTCCACGCTTGACAACTAATCCGACAACAATCAATAGCCCATCGTCTTATATGTCTGATTTTTGGTTGATAGATGCGACATATCTACGGTTGAAATCCTTGGAATTTGGATATCAGTTGCCGGAGCGCTGGTTGCCTTTCAAGATGAATAATGCGCGTATCTATTTGAGCGGTTATAATTTGTTTACGTGGACAAATTATTCACTTTATCAACAAGATCCTGAAGTGACATCCAACACCGCAGGTGATGCCTATCAAAATCAACGTGTTGTTAATTTAGGAATTTCAATAGGGCTTTAG
- a CDS encoding RagB/SusD family nutrient uptake outer membrane protein → MMNYINLKWIGLLGIVVLTFSCKSDLETEPIELQTLDQVFDKRDSAGVNANRFLADCYRFLPSLGNRVGGDYLDAATDDAVSSNPTNTSVQQLATGTYTSDSYQDDQWSSNYQGIRRATVFINNIDYVPLKGKLENGTPFNRVWKAEARFLRAMFYFELVKRYGGVPLLGDKVYQLNDDMEQPRNSFQECVNYIVQECDQIKDSLRIDPMNLQFFGRPTTAAALALKSRVLLYAASPLFNGGNIEPGNELTGYMDFSINRWQAAENGAKAIMDMGIYKLEPEFKKVFTTRNMERIFSKQGDNNTSVENNNGPVGYSVGINNGRTSATQELVDAYGMANGFPINDPNSGYDAEDPYSGRDSRFYATIFYNGTMWLNRSVQTFEGGADKPGGTIQQTKTGYYVRKFMGDFETSTNYSNVNHDHILFRYSETLLNYAEARNERLTVPDALVYQAVEEIRKRAGINPFQLSLGMNKDEMRAVIQDERRKEMAFEEQRFYDVRRWKIGEAVFNKELHAAVIYQTGTGQIRQMVPVLKLNFEKKMYLAPIPFNEVIKNPMMVQNPGW, encoded by the coding sequence ATGATGAACTATATAAATCTAAAATGGATTGGCTTATTGGGGATAGTTGTGCTTACTTTTTCCTGTAAGAGTGATCTTGAAACAGAGCCTATTGAGTTACAGACGCTTGATCAAGTGTTTGATAAGCGGGATTCTGCCGGAGTAAATGCGAACCGATTCTTAGCGGATTGTTATCGCTTTTTGCCCAGCTTAGGCAATCGTGTAGGGGGCGATTATCTGGATGCAGCTACTGATGATGCGGTATCTTCAAACCCGACGAATACTTCTGTGCAGCAACTGGCTACAGGTACTTATACTTCCGATAGCTACCAAGATGATCAGTGGTCTTCTAACTATCAAGGGATTCGTCGAGCGACGGTCTTTATCAATAATATCGATTATGTTCCATTGAAAGGGAAATTGGAAAATGGTACTCCTTTTAATCGGGTTTGGAAGGCTGAAGCCCGTTTTTTAAGGGCCATGTTTTACTTTGAGTTGGTCAAGCGCTATGGCGGAGTTCCTTTATTGGGTGATAAAGTCTATCAGCTGAATGATGATATGGAGCAGCCAAGGAATAGCTTCCAGGAATGTGTGAATTATATTGTTCAGGAATGTGACCAAATAAAGGATAGTCTACGTATAGATCCGATGAACTTGCAGTTTTTTGGGAGACCTACAACAGCTGCGGCGCTGGCCTTGAAATCCAGGGTGCTCTTGTATGCGGCTAGTCCTTTGTTTAATGGAGGCAATATCGAGCCTGGAAATGAATTAACAGGGTACATGGATTTCTCCATAAACCGTTGGCAGGCTGCTGAAAATGGAGCTAAAGCTATTATGGACATGGGGATTTACAAGTTGGAACCTGAGTTTAAAAAGGTGTTTACCACCCGAAATATGGAACGGATATTTTCCAAACAAGGTGACAACAACACCAGTGTGGAGAATAATAATGGTCCAGTAGGGTATTCTGTGGGAATCAACAATGGCAGAACAAGTGCTACCCAGGAACTTGTGGATGCCTATGGTATGGCCAATGGTTTTCCGATTAATGATCCGAATTCGGGATATGATGCTGAAGATCCGTATTCAGGAAGGGATTCCCGGTTCTACGCAACGATTTTTTATAATGGTACAATGTGGTTAAACCGTTCAGTACAAACTTTTGAAGGTGGAGCCGATAAGCCAGGGGGAACTATCCAGCAGACTAAAACGGGTTATTATGTGCGCAAGTTTATGGGGGATTTTGAAACATCGACAAACTATAGTAACGTAAACCACGACCATATTCTCTTTCGCTATTCCGAAACGCTGTTGAACTATGCTGAAGCTCGGAATGAACGGTTGACCGTTCCTGATGCCTTGGTCTATCAGGCTGTCGAAGAAATTCGGAAACGTGCGGGAATAAATCCTTTCCAGCTGTCTTTAGGAATGAATAAGGATGAGATGCGTGCTGTAATCCAAGATGAACGACGTAAAGAAATGGCTTTTGAAGAACAACGCTTCTACGATGTAAGACGATGGAAAATCGGAGAGGCAGTCTTCAATAAGGAGTTGCATGCAGCGGTCATCTACCAGACTGGCACTGGTCAGATCCGCCAGATGGTTCCAGTGCTGAAGTTGAATTTTGAGAAGAAAATGTACTTAGCACCGATACCATTTAACGAAGTGATTAAAAATCCGATGATGGTGCAAAATCCAGGTTGGTAA
- a CDS encoding SusC/RagA family TonB-linked outer membrane protein, producing the protein MKINAITILLLCSGSVIVPAAAFPIIGNKPMLYKYHKKEPIRVLDEYGKPLEGVKIYSLQQQLLGSTDEEGRTQIAVTDVEMEILISHPGYYTKRIQATVAGVVSLIPNYLAEEPLVNVLYDQREKSSLLGSVAVVYNSQLKSTPTSLYLNALTGRLPGFYTQETNGFRNARTAAITSLDLAGSLPTDATKYSSSISDNTELFFQLRGQNPVTIIDGVQREIYAIDPESIESVTVAKDALSAILLGQRSSRGLLQITTKKGKVGPPRISFSAQHGVQNPLKQPKPLHAAQYAYLYNEALLNSGRQPVYGQEDFDAFNNGSSPLLYPNVNWYDAVVGGSNPMSKYNLGVNGGVKNARYALSLSYLRQDGMFKSSDEFDYDTNLGQGRYLINSAIDVDVTSDFTIGLQLFGRIQDGRQPGAGTQNILQTLYNTPNNAYPIFNDDGTYGGSSVYRTNLYQQVTGSGYLLDNTRDLLANLDLNYKLDKWLPGLYAKGKVNVSATSSSFIDRNRKQPVYDARYNDQGELVYVRYGTIADQPNSFATTSTANFFYFQGALGYDRQINGDHTVGGKIFFDRQNSNYQFDLPAIYTNIAATGNYAYKKKYFAELAMNYSGFNRFQPGSRYGLFYAAGLGWDLAQEGFLEQQENWLDQLKLRATFGRTGNTNEGALGYYSWRASYGQDGNNGYNFGSEYAYVNSLVEKGLANIDATWEKGDKFNLGLDASLWKGKFKLSAEYFRDHYFDLLQKRGSDIELIGIGYPTENIGKNLYTGQELSLTYQDRLNNFNYFITANASRMRTEVRYMNEVFQKYDWNRRTGKPVGQTFGYLADGLIRSQEEADKAPRLGGDPVQPGDIRLVDLNGDGLINIYDQTAIGNTNPIFYYGATMGFNYTGFDFSVLLQGVTNRSYQQTDYAFGANGDAQGYDFLLGRWTPETAESATYPRLSIGSDPTNTPYLNNSSYWTRSGSYLRIRNIELGYTLPFHITRSINVSSLRFFTNVQNLFTSTSYSRLDPEINANGAYPTQRIINFGVQIKL; encoded by the coding sequence ATGAAAATAAATGCAATAACGATTCTCCTGCTTTGTTCAGGTAGCGTTATTGTCCCAGCAGCAGCTTTCCCGATAATAGGGAATAAGCCAATGCTATATAAATATCACAAAAAAGAACCCATCAGGGTGCTGGATGAATATGGTAAACCTTTGGAAGGGGTCAAAATCTATTCACTCCAACAGCAATTGCTCGGTAGTACTGATGAAGAAGGGCGTACCCAAATCGCTGTGACAGATGTGGAAATGGAAATTTTGATTTCTCATCCAGGTTATTATACCAAAAGGATTCAAGCTACAGTAGCTGGTGTGGTTTCTTTAATACCTAATTACTTGGCTGAGGAACCTCTGGTCAATGTGCTGTATGATCAACGGGAAAAAAGTAGTTTGCTCGGTTCCGTGGCTGTTGTATACAATAGTCAATTAAAAAGTACACCCACATCGTTGTATTTGAATGCTTTGACTGGACGGTTGCCAGGGTTTTATACGCAGGAAACCAATGGTTTTAGGAATGCTCGGACAGCAGCTATCACTTCCTTGGATTTAGCGGGATCTTTACCGACCGATGCGACCAAGTACAGCTCCAGTATTAGTGATAATACAGAACTGTTTTTTCAGTTGCGTGGACAAAATCCGGTAACCATTATTGATGGAGTACAGCGGGAAATCTATGCTATTGATCCGGAAAGCATTGAATCCGTAACGGTCGCTAAGGATGCCTTATCGGCGATATTGTTGGGGCAGCGGAGCTCAAGGGGGCTGTTGCAGATAACCACTAAAAAAGGAAAAGTAGGACCGCCTCGGATTTCATTTTCGGCACAACATGGTGTACAGAATCCTTTGAAACAACCGAAACCTTTACATGCAGCACAATACGCCTATCTCTATAATGAAGCACTTTTGAACAGTGGTCGGCAGCCAGTCTATGGACAAGAAGATTTTGATGCATTTAATAACGGTAGTTCGCCTTTGCTTTATCCAAATGTAAACTGGTATGATGCGGTAGTAGGGGGAAGTAATCCGATGAGTAAATACAATTTAGGGGTAAACGGTGGGGTGAAAAATGCACGTTATGCACTTTCTTTAAGTTATTTACGCCAAGACGGTATGTTTAAATCTTCGGATGAATTTGATTATGATACGAATTTGGGTCAAGGCCGGTATCTGATAAATAGTGCTATTGATGTGGATGTGACTAGTGATTTCACCATTGGTTTACAGCTTTTTGGACGTATTCAGGATGGCCGTCAACCGGGTGCGGGAACCCAGAATATCTTGCAGACTTTATACAATACGCCGAATAATGCCTATCCGATATTTAATGATGACGGTACATATGGTGGATCTTCGGTTTACCGGACCAACCTCTATCAACAGGTAACCGGATCGGGTTATTTATTGGACAATACCCGTGATCTTTTGGCCAACTTAGATCTTAACTATAAGCTTGATAAGTGGCTTCCGGGTTTGTACGCTAAAGGGAAAGTCAATGTGTCGGCAACCTCTTCGAGCTTTATTGATCGGAATCGGAAGCAACCCGTTTATGATGCACGCTACAATGATCAGGGTGAATTGGTGTACGTGCGCTATGGTACGATTGCCGACCAACCCAATTCTTTTGCTACTACTTCTACCGCTAATTTTTTCTACTTCCAAGGTGCATTGGGGTATGATCGCCAGATTAATGGAGATCATACTGTGGGTGGAAAGATTTTCTTTGATCGGCAAAATTCTAATTATCAATTTGATCTACCAGCCATTTATACCAATATAGCCGCGACAGGAAACTATGCATACAAGAAAAAATACTTTGCAGAACTTGCGATGAACTACTCGGGATTCAACCGTTTTCAGCCGGGTAGCCGTTATGGACTGTTCTATGCTGCAGGATTAGGCTGGGATCTAGCACAGGAGGGGTTTCTGGAGCAACAAGAAAACTGGCTGGATCAGTTGAAACTGCGCGCTACCTTTGGTCGTACGGGAAATACCAATGAGGGAGCTTTGGGTTATTACAGCTGGCGGGCTTCTTATGGTCAGGACGGTAACAATGGTTATAATTTTGGATCCGAGTATGCTTATGTAAACAGTTTGGTGGAGAAAGGCTTAGCCAATATCGATGCAACCTGGGAAAAGGGTGATAAATTTAATCTTGGCCTAGATGCATCTCTATGGAAAGGTAAATTTAAGTTATCGGCAGAATATTTCCGAGATCATTATTTTGACCTGTTGCAAAAGCGTGGTTCGGACATCGAATTGATCGGTATCGGATATCCGACCGAGAATATCGGGAAGAACTTGTATACGGGTCAAGAGTTGAGTTTGACTTATCAAGATCGCTTGAATAATTTTAATTATTTTATTACGGCAAATGCTTCTCGCATGCGGACTGAAGTACGTTATATGAATGAGGTGTTTCAAAAGTATGATTGGAACCGCCGTACGGGTAAGCCTGTGGGACAGACTTTTGGTTATTTAGCCGATGGTTTGATCCGAAGCCAGGAGGAAGCTGATAAAGCTCCGAGATTGGGCGGGGATCCCGTACAGCCTGGAGATATACGTTTGGTGGATCTGAATGGAGATGGTCTGATCAATATTTATGATCAAACTGCTATAGGTAATACTAATCCCATCTTTTATTATGGTGCAACAATGGGCTTTAATTATACCGGTTTTGATTTCAGTGTACTCTTACAAGGGGTGACAAATCGTAGTTATCAGCAAACAGATTATGCTTTTGGTGCTAATGGTGATGCGCAGGGGTACGATTTTCTACTAGGGCGTTGGACACCGGAAACGGCCGAATCGGCAACTTATCCGCGTTTGAGCATCGGTTCAGATCCGACGAATACACCTTATCTGAATAATTCAAGTTATTGGACACGTTCAGGTTCCTATTTACGGATTCGGAATATAGAATTGGGTTATACGTTGCCGTTTCATATCACGCGAAGCATCAACGTATCCTCATTGCGTTTTTTTACGAATGTCCAAAATCTGTTTACATCCACATCTTACAGTAGATTGGACCCAGAGATCAATGCCAATGGTGCCTATCCTACACAGCGTATTATCAATTTTGGTGTGCAGATCAAATTATAA
- a CDS encoding DUF4961 domain-containing protein, which produces MKSLLQKLIHPLMVVVMLLTLLLVQCGLKSLTVTVPKQAKAGQQVSFTMHSGAEPRIGGDGNNYTTQLLAGIMVPKGWNARKNAVLTFTSPKGNGTLRMIPDAEIEPVSGLNWHQAAKKMFGIGPNLIDDFEWIVYRSTQSYTFVNNEDIDFDVKVSCLVGAENMLVSLGFYVGSSIENLRPEDTDYKKFAFSDAFEVTDGEGDLVDFINPQLGTVQPVKSLDNDIITLTFDGGVTSTVLDGVQQVYLQVKAFDEGGKLIGEVSEKTERTQLKPTGGKKFLVDLWPRGYFNLNKGSYIAYLEYYYTDATGFKIVGYGNTDKPFKYTFRCD; this is translated from the coding sequence ATGAAAAGTTTACTCCAAAAATTGATCCATCCTCTTATGGTTGTTGTCATGTTGTTAACCCTTTTGTTAGTTCAATGTGGTCTTAAGTCCTTGACAGTAACAGTTCCCAAGCAAGCTAAAGCTGGCCAGCAGGTTTCCTTTACGATGCATAGTGGAGCTGAGCCGCGGATTGGGGGCGACGGTAATAATTATACAACTCAGTTGTTGGCAGGTATCATGGTGCCTAAAGGCTGGAATGCACGTAAGAATGCAGTTCTGACTTTCACTAGTCCTAAAGGAAATGGTACCCTGCGAATGATTCCAGATGCTGAGATTGAACCTGTTTCAGGACTTAACTGGCATCAAGCGGCTAAAAAAATGTTTGGTATTGGACCCAACTTGATTGATGACTTTGAGTGGATTGTTTATAGAAGTACACAGTCATATACTTTTGTCAATAATGAAGATATTGATTTTGATGTTAAAGTTTCCTGCCTTGTTGGCGCAGAAAATATGTTGGTCAGTCTGGGGTTTTATGTCGGTTCTTCGATTGAAAATTTACGTCCTGAAGATACTGATTATAAAAAATTTGCTTTTTCGGATGCATTTGAGGTAACTGATGGTGAAGGCGATTTGGTTGATTTTATCAACCCGCAATTGGGTACGGTACAGCCAGTCAAGAGTTTGGACAATGATATCATCACGTTAACTTTTGACGGCGGTGTGACCAGTACCGTATTGGATGGGGTACAACAGGTTTACCTTCAGGTGAAGGCCTTTGATGAAGGAGGAAAGTTGATTGGGGAGGTCAGTGAAAAAACAGAACGTACCCAATTGAAACCTACAGGAGGTAAAAAATTTCTAGTGGACTTATGGCCAAGGGGATACTTTAACCTCAACAAGGGGTCGTATATTGCCTATTTGGAATACTACTATACCGATGCGACGGGTTTTAAAATAGTAGGCTATGGTAATACGGATAAACCTTTCAAATATACGTTCCGCTGCGACTAA